CAACCTTGGCTTGATGATAATAAATCGCCGGTACAAAGTAGTACTCAAATTAAGCCTAAAACAAAAGATGAGTCTGCTCAAGATTCATCATTAAAACAATTTATGAATGAACTATATCAAAGTACGAACTCAAAAAATGAAAATGAATTGTACAAAGCGTTAAATGATGAAGTTCTATTTAAAGGGAAGAGTTATAAGAAGGATGAACTGAAGTTTGATGAAGATATCTTTCATGAGTTGCAAGTCGCCCTTACAATGGGAGGAGAGTTTGCCAAAGATACAAAGCAAGTATATAAAGTACCAAGTGGATTGACAGAAAGTAATCAACCAAACCAAGCGCATTTTATATATGCGACTGTTACTGGAAATAAAACAAAAATTTTAGCTGAACCAAAGCGAGAATCACAAGTTTTATATGAAGTATCTAATGAAATGGTAAAAGCTTGGATTCCAGAAAAAGTACAGAATAATGGATATATAAAAGTTTCGACAATTAACGGTAATACTGGATATGTACAGAAAGAGTACGTTTTAACTGATATTAAATATTCATTTACATTCGAAAAGAATAATGAAGGTATATGGAAAATAATAAATATAAATTCTATATGGTAAAAGAGGAAGGTTCACTTAAATGAACCTTCCTCTTTGTTTTTATTGTCTTTTTGAAGAGTATTCCAGTACTCTAAAATTTCTGATGTAACGAGAGCGGCAATGTTTTTTTCTGAATTACTACCAAGGATAACGACAGAAACGGCAATTTGTGGATCTTCCGTAGGAGCATACGCAATGAAAAGAGAGTGATTTATCATTCTTGCTTGCTCATTTGGAAAACCTGTAATACCTGTTTTACCTGCGACGTCAAAGGGCAACTTTTTAATTTCCTCTATATTTTGACTCATCCCACCTTGCACGACACTCCAAAAGTTCATCGGGTAACGATTTGAACTTTCTAAAATGGGTTTAAACTTTTTGGTTTCCTTACCATCTTGACCAATAATCGCACTTACGATTTGAGGTTTATATTTGTCGCCTTTACTTGCCAAAGTTGCTGCATATTGAGCGAGTTGAAGAGGAGTATGCACTTCATTTCCTCCCCAAGAGGCATTTAATAATGCTGAAATCCCATTTTCAAATTTATTAGATGGATGGAATTCATATTGTCCGTCTTCTTCAAAGGGTAAATCAATCCCAGTTTTAGAACGTAGGCCGAATTGCATTAAATAATCTGTCCATATATGTGCCACTTTTTCTATATTTCCATTATTTTGGTTGAATAAGGGCAGAGCTACTTTTGCTGTCATAAATGTGTTAGATGAATTAATGATAGCCTGCCTCGGTGTAATCTCCCCTGTTGGTGTTTCAGGCGCATTCGTAATGTTATTTTGATTATCATACTGAAAAGTACCTTTATCTAAATAAGTATCTTCTGGTTGAAAAAGCTTTTCGTTTAATCCAATTAAAATAGTAAGTGGTTTTATAGTAGAAGCCATATTTACATAAGATTCACCATACTTTAATTTTTGAATTGCTTTATTTTGCGAAAGAGATTTAATGTTTTCTTTTCTAGAAGATACATGTGTATTTAATATATTTGGATCAAAAACTACCGAGTTGGCCATAGTTAAAATTGCGCCAGTTTTTGCATCGCTCACTATAGCATAACCAGCTTTAGCATCAGGTGTTTTCTTAATTTGAGATTTTAATGCTTCTTCTGCCTTTTGCTGCAACTCAGAGTCTAAAGCTAGCCGCACGTCTTTTCCTTTTTGTACTTTTTGAATGTTCCATAAGAACTTTTTATTATTCAATTTAAAAATAAGAGTTTTGCCTGGTTTTCCTTTTAAATCATTTTCATATTGCAGCTCAATCCCGTTTTTTCCAACAGCCATATGCTTTGAATTAAGGTCATTTTCTACATACCCAATTACTTGTGAACCAATTTCGTGTTTAGGGTAATATCGAATCCATTCATCTTTAATTATTACATTATTGGGTTTGTTTTTGTTTATGAATGCAAGTTCATTCTCATTTATATCAGAGTATAACGGTATATCATTCATAGTCTGCTTTTTACAAGATTGTTGTAATTGAGATTTTATGTTCTCTGTAGAAATATCATGTTGAAACTCGCTTGAAAATTGGTTGAAAAAAGCTAATGTGTTTGATGTATCTTGTTTCGATAGCTTTTCATCATTAGAAGTGCAATATAGAGACTTAACTTTCTTATTTGTAGCGAGCATTACACCATTTTTATCAAAAATCTTTCCTCTTTCAGCTGAAGAAGTTGCGATAGTAATTGAAATGAAGTTGATTTTTAATAAAATCAGTAAAATCAAACCTACAATAGAAAGAATCGCAAAAAATCTCCATCTTCTTGTATGTAACATATAACCCTCCCTTATGTAGCCTATTTCATCTTATATTTAATTATTTTTTTTGTAAATGTGGAACAACTTTATTGTTTAGGTTGTCTATTAAGTATTACAGCATGAAGAAAGGAATAATTAGCATGAAAATTTACTAGCAAGTTTATATGTAAGATTAATAAGAGTCATTATACAGTTTAGCACTTCTAATGTAAGTGGCAAAAAAAATAGAGAGAAAACAAGAAGGGAGAGTTATTAATTCCGTAGCTAAACGAAAAGGAATGGTTGCTTACAAGGATTAAGCAAAAAATTGAGGCGATATTTATAACCGATTATCGGTATCTAATATATAAGGAATGCTTTTAGTATTTGTAGCAATTCCTGAAAGGATTAAATGGAGGATTTATGAAAGAACAAAAAGGCAAGAAGCAGAAGACATATATATCTATTCGATTAAATATAATGTTCCTTTGCATATTTGTACTATTCTCAGCTATTATTATGCAGCTAGGAAAGGTACAAATCGTTGAGGGAGAGGCTTATAAGAACCAAGTGGAAAGTAGTCAAAATGCAATAACTAGTATTCCAGTTCCACGTGGACAAATTTTAGATCGAGAAGGGAAAACAGTTGTTAATAATAAATCTCTTCGCACAATTACGTATACAAGGGTGAAGGGAATTACGAGTGAAGATACTTTAAAAACAGCAAAAGACTTGGCGAAAGTACTTGAAATGCCTGAACAAGATATAAATAAATTAACAGATATCGATAAAAAAGATTTTTGGATGCAGTTGAATTCGAAACGTGCGGAGGCAAAGATTACTAAGAAAGATATAGAAAAGTTTAAAGAAAAGGGTATAGAGGGAAAAGAGTTAGATAAAAAAATAGAAGACTTAAGACGAGGTCGTGTTACAGAGGTAGAATTAGCAGAATTAACAGCACAAGATTTAAAGGTGTTAGCTATTAAAAGTAAAATGAGTTCAGGTTATCAACTAACACCACAAATCATTAAAAAAGATGTAACAGATGAAGAGTATGCGCGGATAAGCGAAAATCTTGCGGATTTTCCAGGAGTAGATGCAACTGTTGATTGGGAACGTAATTATGTAAACGGTAATTTATTTCGTTCTGTATTAGGAAATATTACGAGTAGTGAAGAAGGATTACCGAAAGAAAATTTAGATTCTTATTTAGTACGTGGATATAACCGTAATGATCGTGTTGGAAAAAGTTATATTGAACAACGATATGAAGATGTATTACACGGCACAAAAGAAGAAGTGAAAAATATTACTGATAAATCAGGAAACATTGTTAACACAGAAATAATCTCTAAAGGAAAAAGTGGTAATAGTTTAACATTAACGATTGATATGGAATTACAAAAGAAAGTTGAAGAAAGTATAGAGAAAAACTTGAGAGCTTTTAAGAGTTCAGAGCCACTGCTCGATCGAGCTTTTGTTGTCATGACGAATCCAAATAACGGACAAATTTTATCAATGGCAG
This genomic interval from Bacillus thuringiensis contains the following:
- a CDS encoding peptidoglycan D,D-transpeptidase FtsI family protein translates to MKEQKGKKQKTYISIRLNIMFLCIFVLFSAIIMQLGKVQIVEGEAYKNQVESSQNAITSIPVPRGQILDREGKTVVNNKSLRTITYTRVKGITSEDTLKTAKDLAKVLEMPEQDINKLTDIDKKDFWMQLNSKRAEAKITKKDIEKFKEKGIEGKELDKKIEDLRRGRVTEVELAELTAQDLKVLAIKSKMSSGYQLTPQIIKKDVTDEEYARISENLADFPGVDATVDWERNYVNGNLFRSVLGNITSSEEGLPKENLDSYLVRGYNRNDRVGKSYIEQRYEDVLHGTKEEVKNITDKSGNIVNTEIISKGKSGNSLTLTIDMELQKKVEESIEKNLRAFKSSEPLLDRAFVVMTNPNNGQILSMAGKKIVEKEGKIEVEDLALGNMTTSYELGSAVKGATLLTGYETGAIHPGDQFYDAPMKFKGTQAKKSWNVSGFGNINDLRALQVSSNVYMFQTALKIAGVNYVPNGSLDIKQGAFDTMRYYFKQFGLGVPTGIDLPNEIIGQTRKVDSQPGFLLDFSIGQYDTYTPLQLAQYISTIANGGYRMQPQIVQEIREQSIKEEVGKVIRSIEPVVLNRIDMKKEHIDRIKEGFRWVFQEGDGTGVKYFKNAPYKPAGKTGTAQTVYGGDDPIGRNAKGERMECYNLTLVGYAPYDNPEVAFSVVVPWLHDDKNGINSIIGKEVLDVYFDLKQQRIHAESTSTGSSKQN
- a CDS encoding peptidoglycan D,D-transpeptidase FtsI family protein, with amino-acid sequence MLHTRRWRFFAILSIVGLILLILLKINFISITIATSSAERGKIFDKNGVMLATNKKVKSLYCTSNDEKLSKQDTSNTLAFFNQFSSEFQHDISTENIKSQLQQSCKKQTMNDIPLYSDINENELAFINKNKPNNVIIKDEWIRYYPKHEIGSQVIGYVENDLNSKHMAVGKNGIELQYENDLKGKPGKTLIFKLNNKKFLWNIQKVQKGKDVRLALDSELQQKAEEALKSQIKKTPDAKAGYAIVSDAKTGAILTMANSVVFDPNILNTHVSSRKENIKSLSQNKAIQKLKYGESYVNMASTIKPLTILIGLNEKLFQPEDTYLDKGTFQYDNQNNITNAPETPTGEITPRQAIINSSNTFMTAKVALPLFNQNNGNIEKVAHIWTDYLMQFGLRSKTGIDLPFEEDGQYEFHPSNKFENGISALLNASWGGNEVHTPLQLAQYAATLASKGDKYKPQIVSAIIGQDGKETKKFKPILESSNRYPMNFWSVVQGGMSQNIEEIKKLPFDVAGKTGITGFPNEQARMINHSLFIAYAPTEDPQIAVSVVILGSNSEKNIAALVTSEILEYWNTLQKDNKNKEEGSFK